A genome region from Bombilactobacillus bombi includes the following:
- the addA gene encoding helicase-exonuclease AddAB subunit AddA, producing MSKFKPTKSQQQALTAHDSDILVSASAGSGKTTILVDRIVKKLIAGQEIDQLLIVTFTDAAAREMKQRLTKRIQNQAAEISPDKRQHLYRQLSLIPSAYISTLHAFCLRVIRKFYYLIDLDPTFRLLSDDNERYLLKERAWQKVRADYYQADDAEFFALEDNFVSGNDDDDMADLIFQLADFALTTPNPNEWLAQLSQQYFIENDVSQTDFYQETLLDTLTNNIAYLKLQVQKTLQYIDTYEQLEGYYDSLAALNEQLKQIQQQLPELLWDDLRRLIVQLPPIKGRAKAKTEPEIMQPFKNLKSSITEQLQELQYKLFALDNQQWQKILQSAGQLVDKLVTVEVKFLKKFKQEKQAQHSLDFNDLEHYTMQILQTQKDGIAVAKEYYQQQFTEILVDEYQDTNPLQEAIVQQIRRNNPANLFMVGDVKQSIYGFRQAAPQLFVHKYQRMQVDSQVGQLINLSENFRSTKNVIDTVNGIFERVMDQHLGDLDYTQDTRLIAGADFPADLDTTTDVILNQAAENSTDTTNEQAEINLIIEKIQQLFADNYQIYDRQSGQKRPLKYSDIVILTRVKSLNNDIVNQFAQAHLPIVVPDAANYFQATEVRVMLSMLKIIDNPRQDIPLVAVLRSMIGGLNENELAYLRINSRTGDYYQALINYLADNSYNQKNEFAHKLTTKVQHFMEQLAGFREQAPKISISELIWQIYLQTGYLSYVQGMPNGRQRVANLHALYQRADQFEQMEFKGLFQFIRFIEHIQNNQKDLAQPLEYQQESNEITVMTIHGSKGLEFPIVFLLNIDHRFNNEDSHRKYLFDTQQGIGIKYLDQQTHIIYETLPMYTAKAKQRNKVLSEEIRLLYVALTRAQQKLILVGSTKKSLEEEWNNWQLPNQTDTVIDTAIRSKFNSFQNMLQYVWGLNGQFTEDQVEAKAQSAFQFVINCKSPQKITPAASIANQQPDDSAMNQEITPLFKSTVQKILNFSYPYNVATKTTAYQSVSEIKHLFASPDDQDLPVIDWQQHKPQGNRYILDDFVRPHFLTDEKVAVTPADIGSATHLLLQKIDLKKQPTMSDFQALAHTLVQQKILTAAVAAKINYTSLAQFYQSDLGQQILQQQTKLHREWAFSLLLPAKRLFTQMSQEMDDQILIHGIIDGLFRDADNQIIIFDYKTDYLDPQKSSGKHSIPNAVQEYSGQLNLYQQAVEQIAHQKVAHKYLCLLSINQVVEVK from the coding sequence ATGTCTAAGTTTAAACCTACTAAAAGTCAACAACAAGCACTAACGGCACATGATAGTGATATTTTGGTTTCGGCTTCCGCTGGATCGGGTAAAACCACTATTTTAGTGGATCGAATTGTTAAAAAATTAATTGCTGGTCAAGAAATTGATCAGCTGTTAATTGTTACTTTTACTGATGCTGCTGCGCGAGAAATGAAACAGCGCTTAACAAAACGAATTCAAAATCAAGCCGCGGAAATTTCACCAGATAAAAGACAGCACTTATACCGGCAATTGTCTTTAATTCCAAGTGCCTATATCAGTACTTTGCATGCTTTTTGTCTGCGGGTTATTCGTAAGTTTTATTATTTAATTGATTTAGATCCTACTTTTCGTTTGCTGAGTGATGATAATGAGCGTTATTTGCTGAAAGAACGGGCTTGGCAAAAGGTTCGTGCAGACTATTATCAAGCCGACGATGCGGAATTTTTTGCTTTAGAAGATAATTTTGTGAGTGGTAACGACGACGATGATATGGCGGATTTAATTTTTCAATTGGCGGATTTTGCCTTAACTACTCCTAATCCAAATGAGTGGTTGGCACAGTTATCACAACAATACTTTATCGAAAATGATGTTAGTCAAACTGATTTTTATCAAGAAACATTATTAGATACGCTGACTAATAATATTGCCTATTTAAAACTGCAAGTTCAAAAAACTTTACAATATATTGACACATATGAACAACTAGAAGGTTACTATGATAGTCTGGCAGCATTAAATGAGCAGCTAAAACAAATTCAACAACAACTGCCAGAGCTTTTATGGGATGACTTGCGACGCTTAATTGTGCAACTGCCGCCAATTAAAGGCCGGGCTAAAGCAAAGACTGAGCCAGAAATTATGCAGCCGTTTAAAAATTTGAAAAGCAGCATTACAGAGCAATTACAAGAATTGCAATATAAATTATTTGCGCTTGATAATCAACAATGGCAAAAAATTTTACAGTCTGCCGGTCAGCTGGTGGATAAGCTGGTTACAGTGGAAGTTAAATTTTTAAAAAAATTCAAACAGGAAAAACAAGCACAGCACAGTTTGGATTTTAATGATTTAGAACATTACACTATGCAAATTTTACAAACTCAAAAAGATGGGATTGCAGTTGCTAAAGAGTACTATCAACAACAATTTACAGAAATTCTAGTTGATGAATATCAAGATACTAATCCGCTGCAAGAAGCAATTGTCCAACAGATTAGAAGAAATAATCCGGCTAATTTATTTATGGTCGGTGATGTCAAACAATCGATTTATGGTTTTCGCCAAGCAGCACCACAGCTATTTGTACACAAGTATCAGCGTATGCAAGTTGATTCGCAAGTGGGACAATTAATTAACTTATCCGAAAATTTTCGTTCAACTAAAAATGTGATTGATACCGTTAATGGTATTTTTGAACGAGTTATGGATCAGCATTTAGGAGACCTGGATTATACTCAAGATACCCGGCTGATTGCTGGAGCTGATTTTCCAGCTGATCTGGATACAACTACTGATGTTATTTTAAATCAAGCAGCTGAAAATTCTACTGATACTACTAATGAGCAAGCAGAGATTAATTTAATTATTGAAAAAATCCAACAATTATTTGCGGATAATTATCAAATATATGATCGTCAAAGTGGTCAAAAAAGACCCTTAAAATATTCGGATATTGTAATTTTAACGCGCGTAAAAAGTCTAAATAATGACATCGTTAATCAATTTGCGCAGGCTCATTTGCCGATTGTGGTACCAGATGCTGCAAACTATTTTCAAGCGACGGAAGTCCGTGTGATGCTATCAATGCTCAAAATTATTGATAATCCTCGCCAAGACATCCCGTTAGTTGCAGTATTGCGGTCCATGATTGGCGGACTCAACGAAAATGAACTAGCGTACTTGCGGATTAATAGTCGTACTGGTGATTATTACCAGGCTTTAATTAATTATTTAGCTGACAATAGTTATAATCAAAAAAATGAATTTGCACATAAATTGACCACTAAAGTTCAGCATTTTATGGAACAACTGGCAGGTTTTCGCGAACAAGCCCCTAAAATCAGCATTTCTGAATTAATTTGGCAAATTTATTTGCAAACGGGCTATTTGTCCTATGTGCAGGGGATGCCTAATGGTCGCCAACGAGTAGCTAATTTACATGCTCTCTATCAGCGAGCAGATCAATTTGAACAAATGGAATTTAAAGGCTTATTTCAATTTATTCGTTTTATTGAACATATTCAAAATAATCAAAAAGATTTGGCACAACCTCTTGAATATCAGCAGGAAAGTAATGAGATTACCGTAATGACTATTCATGGGAGCAAGGGCTTAGAATTTCCTATAGTATTTCTTTTAAATATTGACCATCGCTTTAATAATGAAGACAGCCATCGCAAATATTTGTTTGATACTCAACAAGGTATTGGTATCAAATATTTAGATCAGCAGACTCATATTATTTATGAAACTTTACCTATGTATACTGCCAAGGCCAAGCAAAGAAACAAAGTTTTATCGGAAGAAATCCGTTTGTTATATGTGGCTTTAACGCGAGCGCAGCAAAAATTAATTCTTGTCGGTTCTACCAAAAAAAGCCTTGAAGAAGAGTGGAATAATTGGCAGCTTCCCAATCAAACAGACACAGTCATTGATACTGCTATTCGTAGCAAATTTAATTCTTTTCAAAATATGTTGCAATATGTATGGGGACTTAATGGACAATTTACAGAAGATCAAGTGGAGGCTAAAGCTCAGAGTGCCTTCCAATTTGTAATAAACTGTAAATCTCCTCAAAAAATCACTCCGGCTGCTTCTATTGCCAATCAACAACCAGATGACTCAGCAATGAATCAAGAAATTACTCCCTTATTCAAAAGCACTGTCCAGAAAATTTTGAATTTTAGTTACCCTTACAATGTAGCTACCAAAACAACAGCTTATCAATCAGTTTCAGAAATTAAGCATCTTTTTGCTAGTCCTGATGATCAAGATTTACCCGTAATTGATTGGCAGCAACACAAACCCCAAGGTAATCGATATATTTTAGATGATTTTGTTCGACCACATTTTTTGACTGATGAAAAAGTGGCAGTTACTCCTGCTGATATTGGGAGTGCTACTCATTTGCTCTTACAAAAAATTGACTTAAAAAAACAACCAACAATGAGTGATTTTCAAGCTTTGGCACATACTCTGGTTCAGCAAAAAATATTAACCGCTGCAGTAGCAGCAAAAATTAATTACACTAGTCTAGCTCAATTTTATCAATCAGATTTAGGGCAACAAATATTACAGCAACAAACTAAGCTTCATCGTGAATGGGCGTTTTCATTGTTGTTGCCTGCAAAACGTTTATTTACACAAATGAGCCAAGAAATGGATGATCAGATTTTAATTCACGGAATTATTGATGGTTTATTTAGGGATGCAGACAATCAAATTATTATTTTTGATTACAAAACAGATTATTTAGATCCCCAGAAATCTAGCGGAAAACACTCGATTCCAAATGCTGTCCAAGAGTATTCTGGTCAATTGAACTTATATCAGCAAGCAGTTGAACAAATTGCTCATCAAAAAGTTGCACATAAATACCTCTGTTTACTTTCCATCAATCAGGTAGTTGAAGTAAAATAA
- a CDS encoding PD-(D/E)XK nuclease family protein, translated as MKLKFILGKAQNNRQAILFKDLQQQITQAPDDQFIWIVPNHLKFESEVSVLKTLKSQKQMFATNQVQVFSFSRLIWYFLRNDPLYQSPQLTTTTQAMILAKIVHRLAPQLHLYAGEANRYGFIATLQDQINELITGNVTAERLDQLTQEVSKIGDLALKLADLQLIYRSYQEQTQQHYSDQQQLMQLLNNYLTTDSQQSHFHYLISGFSQFSAQETTLLQTMISHAASVELSLVLDHPYSSQQESIFFQRPRKTFIDLFQWARQQQIPVTTQIATEQRVCADLAQLEDFWIAQNTNIAHYPSTQLQDPSAIQIWTDTIAQKEVAAVTTYIRQLVATQGYRYRDFLVLARNLDDYRQFLEPYFTNQGISYFVDLQHSMKDHAFKDLIDSLFALYQNNLQYTDVMRFLRTELVIPATMTVAQYRQAVDLTDNYILAHGIRAADWLNEADFTSESLNSQLQTQLQQINQIKSLIKSTYQAVVQIAETAGNCRQASSQLYALLDNLSVFINLKKWEQTAIEAGDITLSQQPQQIVKTFAQLLDEYVTIFGDDQFDVSEFLLVINNGFEQAQYSTIPSVLDSVHISELGMVQSNQQLITIIMGANDLDMPQVNTNNSLLSDDDLKVLHPLLQDDERLPETEQQLNSNEPYLHDIGFLSSQQRLIFTYSSTKSGNEVHLSPYVELIKQHFNLSEQVLDCVKSNNEQQVLRTVGSPTITLNHLLEIYRQAQDQHQEIPPAWQSIHDILFANPDNKAYLDLLWSSLYYQNIPQSLTNTISQALYGDHLIASISQLETFYQNPYEYFLRYGLKLQPRAEFKITPANQGTFFHEVMDQTIKTLQDNHQTINQLSAEQLQHLSTQVIQKILSQKQYQIFSRSEKFARQRMIQTAQSSLEAIRQQSRSAEFYPYKTEIAFGQVGALHNIEPLRYQLNDHQDVVVRGRIDRIDRLLSDPQDYFVVDYKSSKHDFKFSEFYAGINLQMMTYLASLINDPSLFDGPAFALGGFYFQLQDPTVKFEDLKGHWDDYQNFLFKQYKYQGIIIDNGKTAQLLEPHLTQASQIFPITKNYKIRGQKVVSPQEFTEMLHYNQFLIKQAAQKILTGDNQLSPLRQDKQTTALQYSDYLPIMQFDAMLPENNYRSLENIDKKTFFKKLNQPKEP; from the coding sequence ATGAAATTAAAATTTATTTTGGGCAAGGCACAAAATAATCGTCAAGCCATTTTATTTAAAGATTTGCAACAACAAATTACTCAAGCACCCGATGATCAATTTATTTGGATTGTGCCTAACCATTTAAAATTTGAAAGTGAAGTCAGCGTTTTAAAAACTTTAAAATCGCAAAAACAAATGTTTGCTACCAATCAAGTGCAGGTTTTTTCTTTCTCACGTTTAATTTGGTATTTTTTGCGTAATGATCCACTGTATCAAAGTCCTCAATTAACAACCACAACTCAGGCGATGATTTTAGCAAAAATTGTTCATCGTCTCGCGCCCCAGCTGCATTTGTATGCAGGTGAAGCTAATCGTTATGGCTTTATTGCTACTTTACAAGATCAAATCAATGAATTAATTACAGGTAATGTAACTGCAGAGCGCTTAGACCAATTAACCCAAGAGGTCAGCAAAATTGGAGATTTGGCCTTAAAATTGGCTGATTTGCAACTAATATATCGCTCTTATCAAGAACAAACACAACAACATTACAGCGATCAGCAGCAATTAATGCAATTGTTAAATAACTATCTGACAACTGATTCTCAGCAGAGTCATTTTCATTATTTAATTAGCGGATTTTCCCAATTTAGTGCTCAAGAAACTACACTTTTGCAGACTATGATTAGTCATGCTGCTAGTGTCGAGTTGAGCTTAGTCTTAGATCATCCGTATTCATCTCAACAAGAAAGTATCTTTTTTCAACGACCTCGAAAAACATTTATAGATTTATTTCAATGGGCCCGCCAGCAACAAATTCCAGTGACAACTCAAATCGCCACTGAACAACGAGTATGTGCTGATTTAGCACAGTTAGAAGATTTTTGGATTGCACAAAATACTAATATTGCTCATTATCCTTCCACACAATTACAAGATCCGAGTGCTATTCAAATTTGGACAGATACAATTGCCCAAAAAGAAGTAGCGGCTGTTACTACTTATATTCGTCAATTAGTTGCTACTCAAGGTTACCGTTATCGAGATTTTTTGGTTTTAGCACGTAATTTAGATGATTATCGCCAATTTTTGGAACCTTATTTTACTAATCAAGGAATTAGCTATTTTGTGGATTTGCAGCATTCTATGAAGGATCACGCCTTTAAAGATTTGATTGATAGTTTATTTGCGCTCTATCAAAATAACCTCCAATATACTGATGTCATGCGCTTTTTACGGACTGAATTAGTAATACCAGCGACAATGACTGTTGCTCAATACCGCCAAGCTGTTGATTTGACAGATAATTATATTTTAGCGCATGGTATTCGTGCGGCTGATTGGCTTAATGAGGCTGATTTTACTAGTGAGAGTTTAAATTCACAACTGCAAACACAATTGCAGCAAATTAACCAAATTAAAAGCTTGATTAAGTCTACTTATCAAGCAGTTGTTCAAATTGCTGAAACAGCAGGTAATTGTCGCCAAGCTAGCAGCCAATTATATGCTTTATTAGATAATTTAAGTGTTTTTATTAATTTGAAAAAATGGGAACAAACGGCAATTGAGGCAGGCGATATTACTCTGAGTCAACAACCACAACAAATTGTTAAAACTTTTGCCCAATTGTTGGATGAGTATGTCACTATTTTTGGGGACGATCAATTTGATGTCAGTGAATTCTTACTGGTTATTAATAATGGTTTTGAGCAAGCTCAATATTCAACCATTCCTTCGGTTTTAGATTCTGTGCATATTTCTGAATTAGGTATGGTCCAAAGCAATCAACAATTAATAACTATCATTATGGGTGCTAATGATTTAGATATGCCACAGGTGAATACAAATAATAGTTTATTGTCGGATGATGATTTAAAAGTTTTGCATCCCTTATTACAAGATGATGAACGTCTTCCCGAAACTGAGCAGCAGTTAAATAGTAATGAACCTTATCTGCATGATATTGGCTTTTTATCCAGTCAGCAACGGTTAATTTTTACTTATTCGTCCACTAAATCAGGTAATGAAGTTCATTTGTCACCATATGTTGAACTAATTAAACAGCATTTTAATCTCTCAGAACAAGTTTTAGATTGTGTAAAATCAAATAATGAACAGCAAGTTTTACGAACTGTTGGCAGTCCAACAATTACCCTCAATCATTTGCTGGAAATTTATCGTCAAGCCCAAGATCAACACCAAGAGATCCCACCGGCTTGGCAGAGTATTCATGATATTTTATTTGCTAATCCAGATAATAAAGCATATTTGGATTTGTTGTGGTCGAGTTTATACTATCAAAATATACCGCAGTCCTTAACTAATACCATTAGTCAAGCTTTATATGGTGACCATTTAATAGCCTCCATTTCGCAACTGGAAACTTTTTACCAAAATCCGTATGAATATTTTCTACGTTACGGTTTGAAATTGCAGCCACGAGCAGAATTTAAAATTACTCCTGCTAATCAAGGGACGTTTTTCCATGAAGTGATGGATCAAACCATTAAAACTTTACAAGATAATCACCAAACAATAAATCAATTAAGTGCCGAACAATTGCAGCATTTGTCTACACAAGTTATTCAAAAGATTTTATCTCAAAAACAGTATCAAATTTTTTCTCGTAGTGAAAAATTTGCGCGACAGCGAATGATTCAAACTGCTCAAAGTTCTTTAGAAGCTATTCGTCAGCAATCACGTTCTGCTGAGTTTTATCCTTACAAAACGGAAATAGCCTTTGGGCAGGTGGGGGCGTTACACAATATTGAACCCTTGCGTTATCAACTTAATGATCATCAAGATGTGGTGGTGCGCGGGCGGATTGATCGAATTGACCGCTTATTAAGTGATCCTCAAGATTATTTTGTAGTTGACTATAAGTCAAGCAAGCACGACTTTAAATTTTCTGAATTTTATGCGGGTATTAATCTACAAATGATGACTTATTTGGCTAGTTTAATTAATGATCCTTCTTTATTTGACGGTCCAGCGTTTGCTTTAGGGGGATTTTATTTTCAATTGCAAGATCCGACAGTGAAATTTGAAGATTTGAAGGGTCATTGGGATGATTATCAAAACTTTTTATTTAAACAATATAAATATCAAGGAATAATTATTGATAATGGAAAAACAGCCCAATTATTAGAGCCGCATTTAACGCAAGCTTCGCAAATTTTCCCCATTACTAAAAATTATAAAATTCGCGGGCAAAAAGTTGTCTCACCTCAAGAATTTACTGAAATGCTGCATTATAATCAGTTTCTGATTAAGCAAGCAGCGCAGAAAATCTTGACCGGTGACAATCAATTAAGTCCATTACGCCAAGATAAGCAGACCACAGCTTTACAATACAGTGATTATCTGCCAATTATGCAATTTGATGCAATGCTTCCAGAAAATAATTATCGCAGTTTAGAAAACATTGACAAGAAAACCTTTTTTAAAAAATTAAATCAGCCCAAGGAGCCATAA